A window of Methanolobus sediminis contains these coding sequences:
- a CDS encoding S8 family serine peptidase, with product MDRYLKTFFIALAISMLVAGTMTSAMAASSKAYSFEDNLEVALPNVAYELPYVPGEIVVQFNPGVSEAKINAMNSKNGATVTYTSQYADFKVLKIPKTKSVEEMVEIYSKNPNVKSASPNSIMYAAMVPDDSYYPYQWNFNTEYGINVEPAWDISTGIGVIVAVLDTGVAKNAPDLDGTSFVLEKDFVNNDGDASDDNGHGTHVTGTIAQSTNNGKGVAGIAYDCSIMPVKVLDNEGSGELTQLVEGIKYATDSGADVISMSLGWSPGYDPDGENGILDQALDYAHDNGVTIVAAAGNDKKGIVAYPAADENCIAVGATDYSGRRAYYSNYGEALDVMAPGGDIRKDLNKDGYGDGILQNTFGVNDDETTYFNYFFYQGTSMATPHVAGVAALLIANGVSGPDNVRAAIENTAKDIYTDGWDIYSGYGIVDAYAALNYFNELPVEENQAPIASMAISTTTAEVGDTIRFDASNSDDPDGTIASYSWDFDGDGNVDTTTDTPIIEYSYSEPANYNVILTVTDDDGAIDTATGTISISESGTPQPEVIVTVDVGVPIITKSAGTNVFAHVEATITVKDNNGNPISGADVHGHWEGLTSDVDEGTTDGNGQAIVISDTAKYPDGTDPNFDFVVDSVNGVTV from the coding sequence AAATAGTAGTACAGTTCAATCCTGGGGTGTCCGAGGCAAAGATAAACGCTATGAACTCTAAGAACGGAGCAACTGTAACTTACACAAGTCAATATGCAGACTTCAAGGTTCTAAAGATACCAAAAACAAAGTCTGTTGAAGAGATGGTGGAGATTTACAGCAAGAATCCTAATGTGAAGTCTGCTTCACCGAATTCCATTATGTATGCAGCAATGGTGCCTGATGATTCATATTATCCTTATCAGTGGAACTTCAACACAGAATATGGTATTAACGTTGAACCTGCATGGGACATCTCAACTGGTATCGGTGTCATTGTAGCGGTATTAGATACTGGGGTTGCCAAAAATGCTCCTGATCTCGATGGAACTTCATTTGTACTAGAGAAAGATTTTGTTAACAATGATGGTGATGCAAGCGATGACAATGGACATGGAACACACGTCACTGGAACAATAGCTCAGAGTACCAATAATGGAAAAGGTGTTGCAGGAATTGCATATGATTGTTCTATCATGCCAGTAAAAGTCCTTGACAATGAAGGAAGCGGAGAACTCACGCAACTAGTGGAGGGTATAAAATATGCAACCGATAGTGGTGCAGATGTTATAAGCATGAGCCTTGGTTGGTCTCCAGGATACGACCCAGATGGAGAGAATGGTATACTAGATCAGGCACTTGATTATGCACACGATAACGGAGTCACCATTGTTGCAGCTGCAGGAAATGATAAAAAGGGAATAGTAGCCTATCCTGCTGCCGATGAGAACTGTATTGCTGTTGGTGCAACCGATTATTCGGGTCGCCGGGCATACTATTCAAATTATGGAGAAGCTCTTGATGTAATGGCACCTGGCGGAGATATTCGCAAAGATCTAAATAAAGATGGTTATGGCGATGGTATACTCCAAAATACTTTTGGCGTGAATGATGATGAAACCACATATTTCAACTACTTCTTCTATCAGGGAACATCTATGGCAACACCACATGTTGCAGGTGTTGCAGCCCTTCTTATTGCAAATGGAGTTAGTGGTCCAGACAATGTAAGAGCTGCAATAGAGAACACTGCCAAGGATATTTACACGGATGGATGGGACATCTATTCAGGATACGGAATTGTGGATGCTTATGCTGCTCTGAATTATTTCAATGAACTACCCGTTGAAGAAAACCAAGCACCTATAGCATCAATGGCAATCTCAACTACAACTGCAGAAGTTGGTGATACAATCAGATTTGACGCTTCTAATTCAGATGATCCTGATGGAACAATTGCTTCATATTCATGGGACTTTGATGGCGATGGAAATGTAGATACTACTACTGATACCCCAATAATAGAGTATTCATATTCTGAACCTGCAAACTATAATGTAATTCTAACAGTTACCGATGATGATGGTGCAATAGATACTGCAACAGGAACTATAAGCATAAGTGAATCTGGAACACCCCAGCCGGAAGTTATTGTTACTGTTGACGTAGGTGTCCCGATAATAACTAAAAGTGCAGGAACAAATGTTTTTGCTCATGTAGAAGCAACGATCACTGTAAAGGATAATAATGGAAACCCGATTTCAGGTGCAGATGTTCACGGACACTGGGAAGGTTTAACAAGTGATGTCGACGAGGGAACAACAGATGGAAATGGACAAGCAATTGTTATCTCAGATACAGCAAAGTATCCAGATGGAACAGACCCTAATTTCGACTTTGTGGTTGATAGTGTGAACGGAGTGACTGTGTAA
- a CDS encoding methionine synthase: MAEIIFDDIGSFPLPAGTSKEWMAGKFSEKKSDADLFKVINDAFMMKVEAGVEVPTYPQYQDMNEQFLSIIRDPECTEEPFKVKVSDARIIELEAISEVAKAYREESGEKLNVRVCVTGPLELYLKEFGGTEYVDILNLLGESVDRFVKNSLSVAKDFNIKTVSIDEPSIGINPQVMFSDNDLTKAMDIACSSAKKAGCDVEIHLHSPLHYKLACQTENISVIGVESAATPSYLDLIDKKELEATDSYLRVGIARTDVFNLVSVLNDKYSTNVWKETQYFPEIITDMETPEIISKRLSKAYSIFGEAIKYAGPDCGLGAWPSQEIAAQLLSNVAEGMSDFRKGL, encoded by the coding sequence ATGGCAGAGATTATCTTTGATGACATTGGCAGTTTTCCTCTTCCGGCAGGTACATCCAAAGAGTGGATGGCTGGAAAGTTCTCTGAGAAGAAAAGTGATGCAGATCTTTTTAAGGTCATAAATGATGCTTTCATGATGAAAGTGGAAGCTGGTGTAGAGGTACCAACATATCCACAGTATCAGGACATGAACGAGCAGTTCCTTTCTATCATCAGGGATCCAGAGTGTACAGAAGAACCTTTCAAAGTCAAAGTATCAGATGCCCGTATAATTGAACTCGAAGCCATCTCTGAAGTTGCAAAAGCCTACAGGGAAGAAAGCGGAGAAAAGCTCAATGTCCGTGTATGTGTGACCGGTCCACTGGAACTCTATCTTAAGGAGTTTGGCGGAACTGAATATGTGGACATATTGAACCTTCTTGGAGAAAGTGTTGACCGCTTCGTTAAGAACTCACTTTCTGTTGCCAAAGATTTCAATATTAAAACAGTTTCAATTGACGAGCCAAGTATAGGCATAAATCCACAGGTAATGTTCTCTGATAATGATCTCACAAAAGCCATGGACATTGCATGCAGTTCAGCTAAAAAGGCCGGTTGCGACGTGGAAATCCACCTTCATTCACCACTGCATTACAAACTTGCCTGTCAGACAGAGAACATCAGTGTCATAGGTGTCGAATCAGCAGCTACACCTTCTTATCTTGATCTTATAGACAAAAAAGAACTTGAAGCCACCGATTCCTATCTCAGGGTTGGAATTGCAAGAACAGATGTTTTCAATCTTGTTTCTGTACTTAATGATAAATACAGCACAAATGTCTGGAAAGAAACCCAGTATTTCCCTGAGATAATAACTGATATGGAAACCCCGGAGATTATCTCAAAGAGACTCTCAAAGGCATATTCCATATTCGGAGAAGCTATCAAATATGCAGGTCCGGATTGTGGCCTTGGAGCATGGCCTTCCCAGGAGATAGCTGCTCAGTTATTGAGTAATGTTGCAGAAGGAATGAGTGATTTCAGGAAAGGGTTGTAA